GTAAGGAACTGATAAGACGCACCTTTATCTAGTTTTTTCTTGAATTGGCTGTCACTCAGGGAGGGAGCCACTGAATCACTATGATCGTCTGACTTTGAACTATCAGCAGAAAGAACATCTTTTCTATTCTGACTTTCAGACGGAGTAGAATTCAGGATGAGctgattctttttcttcttgtagTATAGATCTGAAGAGATTAATGAAGGAAATTGATTCTTCTCCAAGGAACGGTTGGATGAAGTGTCAAATTTAGGCACCGGGGCAGCAACCAACtgatttgattttcttttcacaTATACCATTCCTGTTCTACTAGAGGGCTCTGAGTTATTAGCGCTCTTGATAATTTGATTAACCTGCTCTTCTACACCAGACATGGGAAAAGTGCTCTCTGAAAATGGCTGAGAAGCATCCTCTGACGTATCAGTACTACAAATAGCTAACTTAGTGGCAAGAGGTAAAGGAGGTGTTTTGGGCCTTTCAAATGAAGGATTAGAAGAGGCCGCATTATCATTATAACCAGTTCTGTTCTCAAAATTTGGGCTCTTATTCACCGCATGATTAGTTGATCTATTTGGGGCCAAATGAAGAGAAGAATGGGGAAGAGGAAGTTTGGTGGCTGATTTTCTAATAAGACTGTTACCTTTACGTATGTAAGAACTCTGAAGCTTTCCGAACTTCCTAGGTGACAGCTTAGAAAATGAACTTCCTGCTGCATGCTGCAGATTCCCATGTGAGGATGAAGCAGAAGATAATGTATTGTCACGGTGCCATGTCCTGTGTCTAACATTTTGATTTACGTGAGAATTTGCTAAACTCATCCTACTTGGAAGAATCTTACGAACTGAAGAACTCACAGCTGCATCCTGGAAATTAGATTCCTCTCGACCACCTGTTTTGGAATCAAGTgttatttgagtttttgattCCTCTCGAGTCAAAAGCTTTGCTTCCTCTTGTAAAGTGAAGTGAGGTAGCATAACTCTTCCGGTATTCAtactttcttcctctttggatATGAATCCAACAGAAGGTAAAACTATGTCGTTGGAAATTGGTTTCACTGGTAACTTGCTAGCATTATCATTACTATTGCAGCCTGTATTATCTGCTATATGAGAAAATGGTTGTTCTTCTTCTACATTTACACAGTCCAAAACAGCTTGAACATTTGGAAAGTCGTGAGCAAACTCTACGCCAGAAATAGTAGTTACATTCAAGTTAGAAACATCAGCAATGTAGTCTCCAGACATCAAATAATCAGATGAGGCAGTGACATTTTTGACATGCATCCTAATACTATTGTCTTCTCCGCTAAAAGAACCAGCATACAAATCCTGATCCATAACTGTATCTTTGACTTCTAGGAGTGAAATCATGCTCTTTCCCTTCTCAATACTTGCAAAATCATTCATCACCATCCCAGCCTCCAATTTATGTGTTTCATCTCTCTGCCTCTTACTTTCAGTATTCTCATCTTCGAGATAGTTTACACTAGAGATGGAAGTTAAGGGAGCAGACAAAGTGATATCTTGCTTAGCAATCCCTGACGCAAATGAAGAACACACAGATATGTCAAAAGCATTTTCACGATGTGGAGCATTTTCACACTCATTAGTCCCCTTAGAAATTTGGTAATCCTCATCCATGAGATTATCAAACAAAACAACAACCTTAGATGAACTCTCAGCAGTGTCATTATTGGGTGACGCCACTGTAACAACTTCCTCGTTTGTCACATCTAGAAAATTAGTATTAGTATCCTCATCAACTACTATGTCCAGAATTGGATTCCCATCAGCATTACTATCTTCCTCATTACATCTACTATCCTTAACTACATCAACAACACTAGTACATTCATCTGCAGCAGTCTTCTCAATATCAGCCACTGCAGTAGCAAAACCTACTTTACATAACTGTGAATTCGATTCACCATCAATCCTCATTTTGGACCCATTAGTcttactatctttcttattacAAATACCACCTTCGGTTACATCAACAACACTAATAGATCTATCAGCAATAGTCTTCTCAGTATCAGCTGCTGTAGTAGCAAACCCTACTTCACATATCTCTGCATTTGGTTCTTCATCAATCCTGTTTTCAAAATATCCGTTAGCTTCTCCTCTAAATTCCTCCATTCTACTTTCAGAAGTCTCTGGCATTTTCTTGACATTTTCTGAAGAAGGCTTAGGACAAGCAACTTCAACAGGCATAGCGGAGGAAGATACCGCCTTTTCTGTTTCTTCTGAATGGTTTAAACATTTGATGGGACTGATTGATATTCCCCTCTTGGCGCAAGTTCCTTCCTTAACACTAGAACCCGGTGAATCAGAAACTACGGGAAAAACTACTTTGTGACTCTTCTTCACTACCTTCTTCGCTTTAGTAACTTTCTTCTTCGTCATTCTTACGTTGGGGCTCCCTTTGTTAAAGCTGGTTGCAAGTGCGCTTGGGGAAACTAAGACCTTGGCCACCAAGGCGTCAGATTTAAATGACAAATCCAAACCCTCAAACTCCGATTGGTTCTCATATGAAAAACTTGTGGGAGAGAATTGAGGAGGCTGTGCAGGCGGCAAAGGAGGAGAGGATGAAGCCGAGGGCTTCTCTTCGATCCTATTCCAAACAGATATTCCCGATTGGATTCTCGACAGTGCACTAAGTTTCTTTGGAGGCCTCTTCCAAGGGGAACTCACGGGGGCATCCATGCCTCCAGTGggcatcttcctcttccccttaTTGCTCGCAAAGTAATCATTCTCAAGGAGGCGGGCATCAAAAACAGCTCTCACATTCTTCTCAGAGTCATGATTCGTGGCGTTGTAAGAATGCGCCGAAGACCACATTGGCGGGGACGGCCGCAGAGCGTGCGGCTGCCATCCATTAacatctccttctcctcctctcgcAGTACCATAGAAAATCCCCAAACCCTCCTCGACCTCGCAATCTTGAGCTCTTCGGAGCCGCTTCCGGCCAAAGGCGAATGCCTCCACGCTCTCAGGAATATACTGATCGCCGCTCCTATAAGACAAAGCAAGACGCCGCCTTTCGTCTTGCTCCCACTCTAATCGCGCCCTAGCCCTCTCgaaaccgccgccgccgccccagaACTCCCGGGGCGAAACCTCCTCGCGAGCCGGACGGCGAAGGGACGGGGAAGGGTGGTCGAATTCGCGAGGATAGGGCACGCAATCGGGTGCTCTGGGGATAGGAGgctgcggaggcggcggaggagggtgaTGGGGGAAGGGATCGTGGGAGGGTTGGTAGGCGAAGTAGGGGCGCCCGTCGTCTCCGCCGTGGCGGTGGTGCCGGAggagcggcggcgccgcctccggcgggggaggaggcggcggcggagggaggaATTGGTGGGGGTGGGAGTAGTGATTGGAATCGAGGAATTGGGGATGGGggtgaggaagaggaggaggaggaggaggaggtggcggcggagggTAGGGTTCGTACTCGTACCTGGatcggcctccgccgcctccgccatggtggtggtggtggtggtggtggtggagaggaggaggaggagggtcgACGGGGTGGTGGCGATCCATGGCGGCGCCCTAGGTTTTCTTCGATGGTGATCGAGGCGTTTACGCTTCCGTGGTGGAGTGGTGG
This window of the Ananas comosus cultivar F153 linkage group 19, ASM154086v1, whole genome shotgun sequence genome carries:
- the LOC109725190 gene encoding uncharacterized protein LOC109725190, with translation MDRHHPVDPPPPPLHHHHHHHHHGGGGGGRSRYEYEPYPPPPPPPPPPPLPHPHPQFLDSNHYSHPHQFLPPPPPPPPPEAAPPLLRHHRHGGDDGRPYFAYQPSHDPFPHHPPPPPPQPPIPRAPDCVPYPREFDHPSPSLRRPAREEVSPREFWGGGGGFERARARLEWEQDERRRLALSYRSGDQYIPESVEAFAFGRKRLRRAQDCEVEEGLGIFYGTARGGEGDVNGWQPHALRPSPPMWSSAHSYNATNHDSEKNVRAVFDARLLENDYFASNKGKRKMPTGGMDAPVSSPWKRPPKKLSALSRIQSGISVWNRIEEKPSASSSPPLPPAQPPQFSPTSFSYENQSEFEGLDLSFKSDALVAKVLVSPSALATSFNKGSPNVRMTKKKVTKAKKVVKKSHKVVFPVVSDSPGSSVKEGTCAKRGISISPIKCLNHSEETEKAVSSSAMPVEVACPKPSSENVKKMPETSESRMEEFRGEANGYFENRIDEEPNAEICEVGFATTAADTEKTIADRSISVVDVTEGGICNKKDSKTNGSKMRIDGESNSQLCKVGFATAVADIEKTAADECTSVVDVVKDSRCNEEDSNADGNPILDIVVDEDTNTNFLDVTNEEVVTVASPNNDTAESSSKVVVLFDNLMDEDYQISKGTNECENAPHRENAFDISVCSSFASGIAKQDITLSAPLTSISSVNYLEDENTESKRQRDETHKLEAGMVMNDFASIEKGKSMISLLEVKDTVMDQDLYAGSFSGEDNSIRMHVKNVTASSDYLMSGDYIADVSNLNVTTISGVEFAHDFPNVQAVLDCVNVEEEQPFSHIADNTGCNSNDNASKLPVKPISNDIVLPSVGFISKEEESMNTGRVMLPHFTLQEEAKLLTREESKTQITLDSKTGGREESNFQDAAVSSSVRKILPSRMSLANSHVNQNVRHRTWHRDNTLSSASSSHGNLQHAAGSSFSKLSPRKFGKLQSSYIRKGNSLIRKSATKLPLPHSSLHLAPNRSTNHAVNKSPNFENRTGYNDNAASSNPSFERPKTPPLPLATKLAICSTDTSEDASQPFSESTFPMSGVEEQVNQIIKSANNSEPSSRTGMVYVKRKSNQLVAAPVPKFDTSSNRSLEKNQFPSLISSDLYYKKKKNQLILNSTPSESQNRKDVLSADSSKSDDHSDSVAPSLSDSQFKKKLDKAPEKTNKVASFSHVWTLSGRQPQKNAITTINHAKILPQLFPWKRTTNWKNSVRNRLPMLSKSSLSLISRNLLVARKRDMIYKRSTDGFSIRKAGVLGIGGSSLKWSRSIERRSKKVNKEATLVVAEVERKKREKRKRQSLHKSEKDKQSCCATGQQPTNSSQTSVVPRRLLIGNHEYVSNGNKLVRDSKKLIRILASEKVRWSLHTVRLRLAKKQQYCQFFTRFGHCSKVGEKCPYIHDPAKVAICTRFLRGMCSNTNCKLTHQVLPERMPDCSYFLQGLCTNTSCPYRHVKVHSNASICDGFLRGYCADGDECRKKHSYVCPLFESNGECPQGSKCKLHHPKRRNKHKRRKTAEVQSNSTGRYFGSTITSIAEPLAISTVENDTEDVGELLFSSGQVADYIGLDVADGEGGTDCNAPRGFEPIHANSDCLDLLPMDNLDAFMKPIRIMRTPS